GAAAAGCAGGCTGCTGTAGATGTTCTCACAAGTGCTCTTCAAATGTCGGGCGGCGATCCCGCTCTGCTGAACCTTGCTGGCGTCATAATGACTAAAAGCAAGCGATATGAAGAGGCTGCACAATTCTTTGAGTTGGCATTAGCAGGTGCAAGAGACGAGGTGTTGATAAAATTAATCAACAAAAATCGGGCTTTCGTCAGTAAGAAGATTGCCTGAGAACAGACAACGGATACGGTTACATCCAACTTCTAATAGATTTAACTCCATCTTTTCCCCATCGAAGGTCGTCCTAACAAGCGCTTCCAGCCGCCATGCTCCGGGTGCCGCTGAAGCGCGAGCCGCTAGGCCGACATTAGATGTCTGTCCAGGGTATGTTTTTTACAGACCCAAAAGGAGGGGTGAAATTATGGCAAGCGTTTGGCTGGTCTTTATCGGGACGGCCTTCATGCTGACTGTAGGAGGGGTCGTTGCACTACGCCTGAGGGGGATGAAGACACCCGTCTTTCACGAGGTTGGCATGTTCCTCCTTGTGATGGCGGCTGCTACGGCGGCATTCCCGGCGTCCCTACCAACTTCCGGCTGGATGATCTGGGCTGGCAGCTAGATAGGCTTCGTGCTCGCCGTCACGATGGCGATGACGGTGAGCGCTGTAGGCAAAGCTCGCCGGCTCGAAGTCGGGAACATATCGGGTTCAGCAGGGTGAATCCCTCCCTGCTGCACGACTCGATGACCCACGGCCCCATACATCCCACACCACGACCGCTTCTCCCTGGACCCACAACCTTTCTAAAGGGTTTTCCGTCAAGGATCAAACACAATTTCGTACAAAGCCAAAAGACGGTGAAGAGACATAGTCGGACAACTAGAATAGCGCTGCGTTTCAGGGGCGGGTCCATAGTATCCCCTGGCCTCGATCGTTTGGGTAATTCTGCGAACAGGAGGAAGCACATGAAGCCAAACTTCGGCACTGACTTTGGTGGCGTAATCGTGAAGAACCGAAAGTGGTTTGTCGGTGAGAATCCCGATTTCAACGACCCCAACGATAGCGCGGCGGCTCGTGAGGGCGTGGTCGAAGCGATCAGCGAGATCGTCTCCCTCTGCGAGGGACGAGTGTGGATTGTGTCCAAGGGAGGACCAAGGAGGCAAGCGGCAACATTTGCCTGGCTTCATGATTTTCAGTTTTTCTCTCGTACTGGCCTAGATCCTGAACATGTCGTGTTCTGCAGGGAACGGCAAGAAAAGGAGGGTATTTGTCGACAGCTTGAAATCACGCACTTTGTCGATGACCGCATCCATGTCATGCAGATACTCAGATATGCAGTGCCCCATCTCTACTTATTCGTAAACCCCGGGAACGAGAGGTTTTGTCCACCTTGGGCAACCCCCGTATTCTCCTGGAGTGAAGTGGTCCAGTTGTTCAAGGCGTCCCTGGAGCAAGGCAGGTCAACACCGAAATGACATCGTCACAACCGGCCGATGGGCGGGGATTGACCAATCTCAGTTCAAATAACGCAAACATAACCCCTGCGGGTGCTATGGACCCTTTCCTCAGTCTGCTCCGCCAGGGTGAAAACGTAAAACACCCGGAGAAGAAGGACCCCTCTCAGGGGAACCTGCTGAGAACAAGGCGGTTGTCCAGCCTTCTTCACCCCAACCTTACACGAAACTTGCGCACCATGTAGTGAGGATGGTAGGACTCCTTTGCCCGCCGGAGTCCGGGATCGCCCAAATCCTGCTCCCGGTTGATAAACGGCACCTCGGCCCAGCGGTGGGCACAGAACTGCTGATTGATGAGCGCAAAGAGCGGGGGTATCTCTGGGTTGGCCTTTTCCAGGTGGATCACCGCCGTCTCACTGTTCAGCGGTTCGCCGATGGCGAATGCCTCAACTTTTCCGTCGACGAGAACCACGCCCCCTTCCGCGCGCAGCGCAGAGAAATGGCACAGTGCCTCGCGCACCGCGTCCCACTCGTCCAAAAGCCCCAGGTCCTCACAACAGCGCCGCGCTTCGCACCACTTGCGCGCCACCTCCATGCACGCCGGCACGTGGCGGTCCTGGAGGGGCTCGTAGACGGGATTGAGCTCCCGCAGGGCCCGGTTCACATGATTGCGCTTGCTGTGGTACTTTCTCCCCGCCAGCTGAACAAGATCTGAGGTCCGATACACATAGTCGAATTGGTCCGGCTCGGGTTCAACGATAAGGTCCGCGGCCCCCTGGAGCACGTTCGCCCACCGTTCCTCAACCCGCACTATGCGGGCCTGCGCTGGACCCACGCGCTCTGCCATCCACCGAAGGAACTCTCGAACGACGCCCTCCTCAGGGTCAGAACCCACGGGCTGCAGACCACACAGCCCCCTGTGGGGATCCTCGCATAGAAACAGCACCCAGGGGCCGCACAATGACCAGCTGACCCGATAGCGGCCTCGCCAGATGAAAAGGTTGGTGAACGTGTATTCCGATGCCTGGGGCTGCCACTGCCACAGCACAGGCTCCAGAACAGCGCGGTCCTCCAACGTCAGGCTCTTGAACGTGGGGAACTCTGGTCGAGCGCGCCCAGCCGTCTGTTCCTCAGTCATCGGAAGTTCCACCTTGCACCGAGAGCGAGATAGTGAAAGAGGGCAAAGTTGTACACCTGCTCCACGTCGGCGCCCCCTTCCAAGAGACGATAACCGCCATATAGTTGCAGCTTCTTCGCCGGTGCATACACCAGCGCTACGAGAACGTCTTCCGCGCGCCCTTGTGGGGCAGCCAGCGCATCGCCATCCACCACGAGCATCAGCCGCGCCCAAGGTTGCCAGGTGGCGCGGAAGCTGAGGAGCGGCACAAAGCCAGTGTTGGTGGTCTCCCCGCTGAGCCCAGGCGCCTCCAGGCGGATTGCCGCGTCCCGCACTTTGGCCGTGACCCCCACCGCCACCCGCACCGCCCCTGCATCGTCCAGCGCGTACCGGTAGGTCAGCCGGTAGGAATCGAAGCGATACCGAGAAGTGAGGCGAGTATCTGCAGGAAAGAAAGTGCCGGCGAACATTACCGGCGTGGGAAGGGAGCCTGCGCCTTGGAGTCGGAGTGGCGCCACCAAAAGGCTGAGGGTATGCCGCGGCGCCAACTGGTAGCTCAGGCGCATCCGAACAAAGCTCGTTGCGGTGGATGTCAACTGGTCTGAAAGGGAGAGCATCGTGCCCGTGGACTTGGGCACGCGCACGTCGTTGTAGCCGGTCCACACCCTTCCCGTTTCCACCTCCACAGCAACCTGCGCACCCAAAGAAGCCACACCCATGAGCCCCAGCGTCAGAACAATCCCCATGGCGCAGAAGCAGAGGCTCCGCCTTACCCCCTGCCGTCTTGCCTTCGAACACATAGGCACCTCCCACTCACTGATCCTGTTCAAAGCCTCACGTCGAGAATTCTGCTTGAGTCTCAGTCCTCCTCACCGAGCACGAGTTCAATACCCTCCTTTGCCAAGTAGGCGACAATGAGCAGACCCACCAGGGGGTCCGAAAGCCAGAAGCCAAAAAGGGAGTTTGTCAGCAGTCCCAACAGGAGCGCCAATGAAAGCCACATGCAGACAAACGTCTCTTTTGAATCCGCAACCAGGGAGCGCAAGCCCAGCGCTTGCCCCAGGTGCAACTTTTGCCGCGCCAGGATGGGCATCACGATTGCCGAAAGCGAGGCGATGGCGATGCCAAAGGGCGACGGCTCAGGCTTCTCCTGCAGAATGATTTTGCGGATAGATTCCGCCAACACGTAGACACCGAGGACCAGGAACGTGACCCCCACAAAGCGTGTGGCACGCCGCTCCATGCGCTCTTCTTCCTCGGCCTCCGCACCGTGCTTCCGTAGGCGCCAGATCAGCACCAAGCCGGACAGAGACTCCACGACGCTGTCCAGGCCAAAGCCCACTAGGGAGATGCTGCCCGCGGCCCTCCCGGCAAGCACAGAAGCGACCGCCTCGACGACGTTGTAGCCGACGGTCAGGTACTCCAAGCGGAGTGCCCGTCTGAAGCCTTCCTCGCGAGAAGTGGGTTCTCCGGCCGAGCGCGCCTCCTCTGCCCCCTGCTCAACGTCTGAGTGCTCCGTCTTAACAGCGCCTTCTCGGTGCATCATGATCCGCCTCATGCGTCCTTGTGCACGCGAACTCTACCGAACCTGTGTGCGCGAGCTGCTAACACGGCGGCTCCTGCCTGCCCTCCACCAGGGCGCGTAAGAGCTGGATGCGGCCAATGTGCAGCGCAGTGTGGGCGGCGGTATTGAGCAGCCAATGTGCCACGGTCATCTCGTCTTGCAGTGTGGGTGCGGCAGAATGAAAGTCCTCCTCTTCCAAGGTGCTGATGTAGGTGAGGCTGTCCTGCCGCACTTGGCGCACCCACGAAAAGAGCTCCTGCACCGAGGTCACCGCACCTCTGACTTGCTCCACCGGGGTCCACTCTGCGCCGAACACCCGGAAGGGTGGTGGCACCACCGGCTCAGGCAGGGCCTGGAGGAATTTGCCAATGTGCACCCGCTCCCGGTGGGCGATGTGCCCCACATGCCAAATGATGGGCAGACAGCAGTCGCCAGGGACCCAAAACAGCTGATCCTCAGTCAGCCCTTCCACTTCGGCCAGCGGATCGCCGTACCATGAGCCCCTCCCGTACAAGAAAAGTACCACATCTTTCCACTTCGCCATGGCTTGGTCCTCACGTTGAGTTCGGGTGGGGCGAGCCGGGCGCCGGACCGGGCCCAGGATGTTGCCCCCGCCATTGCTCTTCGTACGTCAAAATGGCCTGGACCAGTTTGTCCGGGCCGAACTTGACCACGTCGGTTGTAGGCAGGCCGGTCTCCTGCTCCACTCGCTCGACCTCGCGTCGTGCGTCGTCCCTGGAAAGGACCCGGAGGTTCAACGCGATGCCGACAACTTTGGTCGGAAACACCGGTTCCGCCACTGCCTCATAAAGCGCGACCGCCTTGTCCATGGGCGGCACCGGCGTGTTCTTGGAGCCCCGCATGATGGTGCGCCCATACTCGTGGCACAGAATGAGCGCTTGCGGAGCAAACCCATGCAGCATGCTCAACGTCACGCCGGAGTAGAGAGGATGAGTCAGGGCTCCTTGGCCTTCGATGAGCAAGTACTGGTGGGCAGCGTTCTCCAGAACCAGGCGTTCGGCCGCCCCTGCGACAAAATCGGAGATCACGCGATCCAGAGCGAGCCCACGGCCCGAAATCATGATGCCGGTCTGTCCGGTGGCCACAAACACTGCGTCGAGGCCGCGTGCCTGCATGGCGCGGGTGATCTCCAGGGCAACGACCTTCTTGCCGATATTGCAGTCGGTGCCTACGGTGTGGACGCGGAAACACGGCAGCTCCGGCGCGCGGCACTTGTTCACAGTCAAGTCATCGGGAACGCGCCGCACATCCACCAGCAACACACCGCGCTGCTTGGCCCGGAGCGCAAAATCCGGATCATCGTTGAGGAAAACATGCAGGCCGGCAACCACGTGCAGCCCGTAGTCGATAGCCTTGAGAATGATTTCCCTCCAGCTCGGCGGCAGCTGTCCCCCGGCCGGCGAGATGCCGATGAGCAACGTGTCCGGCTTCAGGCGCATCGCCTCCTCCAGCGAGGCGACGATGGGAATCCCTCTGCCCACGCCGAGAAGCTCCTCGGTGTCCCGTCCTGCCTGAGTGGAATCGATTAAAGCCA
The candidate division KSB1 bacterium genome window above contains:
- a CDS encoding DUF1611 domain-containing protein, producing MSGFELLQGTRRFVILTEGNTHPTPGKTAAGVVRYRRDEVVALIDSTQAGRDTEELLGVGRGIPIVASLEEAMRLKPDTLLIGISPAGGQLPPSWREIILKAIDYGLHVVAGLHVFLNDDPDFALRAKQRGVLLVDVRRVPDDLTVNKCRAPELPCFRVHTVGTDCNIGKKVVALEITRAMQARGLDAVFVATGQTGIMISGRGLALDRVISDFVAGAAERLVLENAAHQYLLIEGQGALTHPLYSGVTLSMLHGFAPQALILCHEYGRTIMRGSKNTPVPPMDKAVALYEAVAEPVFPTKVVGIALNLRVLSRDDARREVERVEQETGLPTTDVVKFGPDKLVQAILTYEEQWRGQHPGPGPAPGSPHPNST
- a CDS encoding DinB family protein yields the protein MAKWKDVVLFLYGRGSWYGDPLAEVEGLTEDQLFWVPGDCCLPIIWHVGHIAHRERVHIGKFLQALPEPVVPPPFRVFGAEWTPVEQVRGAVTSVQELFSWVRQVRQDSLTYISTLEEEDFHSAAPTLQDEMTVAHWLLNTAAHTALHIGRIQLLRALVEGRQEPPC
- a CDS encoding cation transporter, with the translated sequence MMHREGAVKTEHSDVEQGAEEARSAGEPTSREEGFRRALRLEYLTVGYNVVEAVASVLAGRAAGSISLVGFGLDSVVESLSGLVLIWRLRKHGAEAEEEERMERRATRFVGVTFLVLGVYVLAESIRKIILQEKPEPSPFGIAIASLSAIVMPILARQKLHLGQALGLRSLVADSKETFVCMWLSLALLLGLLTNSLFGFWLSDPLVGLLIVAYLAKEGIELVLGEED
- a CDS encoding phosphatidylglycerol lysyltransferase domain-containing protein; the encoded protein is MTEEQTAGRARPEFPTFKSLTLEDRAVLEPVLWQWQPQASEYTFTNLFIWRGRYRVSWSLCGPWVLFLCEDPHRGLCGLQPVGSDPEEGVVREFLRWMAERVGPAQARIVRVEERWANVLQGAADLIVEPEPDQFDYVYRTSDLVQLAGRKYHSKRNHVNRALRELNPVYEPLQDRHVPACMEVARKWCEARRCCEDLGLLDEWDAVREALCHFSALRAEGGVVLVDGKVEAFAIGEPLNSETAVIHLEKANPEIPPLFALINQQFCAHRWAEVPFINREQDLGDPGLRRAKESYHPHYMVRKFRVRLG